TTAGCAAAATTATATTTTCTCATAATACACTGCATCTTTTTTCTCCATACCACTGCCATTGTTGCTCACTTGAAGGTATAAAAGATAAACTAATTGATGAGTAGTGTGATATATATGAGCAAACGAGTAGAAAACGTTAGGGTCTCCCAAACCTTGACCAAAAATTTAAATCTGCATAATTTCTTTCACTTAATCAGCGAAAATAGATAGACGGAGTTTTAGAAAAGCTTGAACAGAGTTTGAGCTTGAATATCCAATTAACCTCGTTAATTCTGATGGAGTAAGATTATTGGATTTTAATGGACTAAGAGATTACTATTTGAGCTGGACAATGAAGGAGTAGATATCAAGAGAATTTAGAAATTAACATAAAGGGTGGTATTAGAATGAATAATAGTTCTAATAGAATGATCATCAGAAAATTATTTCAGAATAAAGTATACTCTTCTGATGGACAAAGCTATGAGGATTTATTTTCAAAAGTTATGATCTATTCAAATGAAAATTTTAGACCTGTCAAGCCCCAAGGGTCTAAAGGTGATAAAAAAAACGATGGCTATATTGATTTGGAAGGCATTTATTATCAAGTGTATGCCCCTGAAAATCTAGGTAATAAAATAAAAGCGAGTATCAAGAAGCTCTATGAAGATTTCGAAGGTTTACATAAGTCTTGGAGTAATATTAGGAAGTTCTATTATGTATTAAATGATAAATATAAAGCAACTTATGCAGACATTGAGCTTGCATTAAAAGACATTGAGGATACATATAAGATTGAATGTAAGCCATTTCTTGCTAAGGATTTAGAAGAAGTATTTATTAATTTAAAAGAAGATCAAATTAAAATGATTATTGGAGATTATTTTAATGAGAATTCTATGGTTTACGAGATGGGCTTTAAATATATTAAATTACATAGGAATATAAATTTTATTGGTAGATCCAACTATATTAATGGTATAAGAAGCTATTTATTGAAAAAAAATAAAATAAATATAGTTGCTATTAAAGGCTTAGCTGGAACAGGAAAGACACAAACGGCTTTAGAGTACACCTTTCAATATCAAGATGAGTATTCTATGATAATGTGGATTAATGCAGAGAGTAAAGAAACAATCGTTGCTGACTATTTAGAAATCTATTATGATTTAGGTTTCACATCAGAGGGGATTAACATAAAAGATAAAGTTAAAAAAATTAAACAAATCCTTGAAGGGAAAGCTTCGTATGAGCATAGATGGTTATTAGTTTTTGATAATGCTACAAATGAAGATGATATTGTTGAGTTTATTCCTAGAAATGGAAATGGAGATGTGGTTATAACCTCTCAAAGTGATCATTGGTTTAATGTGGATCTACCTTTGGATCTAGGCGAATTGCCTAAGGAAGAGTCGTTAATCTTGTTGAAAAACTATTCACTAATTAACGATGAAGATGAGACTATATTAGAACTTTGTCGTGAACTAGGTTATTTAGCACTTGCATTAGTTCAAGCAGGTTCATATATAAGAATGGCTAAAACAACGATAAGTAAATATTTGGAGGATTTTAGGACTGAAAAGAAAAGACAGTATTTATTAGCTACATCAAGTCCGCTTGGAATTAGAGAACATATATCTAGTGACTATAATTTTGTTATATCCACTGTTTGGAAAAAGACATTCAATACTATAAATGGAAGTTATCCATTTGCGGTTAAGGTACTGCAAGGGCTCTCATTTATATCAACAACTGTGTTTCCTCTCGAACAACTAAGGTCATTAATAGAATTCCTGGACGACGATTCAGAAGATGGGAGTAACGCGGATAAGGTTATTGCTTGGTTAACAAATTTTTCGCTAATAACATTACATGGTAAGGGCATAACTATCCATACTCTTGTTCAGGTGGTAACACGCGATGATTTAAACAGTGAAGAGAGACACTATACGTTAGGAAAAATCTCAAAAGGTTTACTTTCAGGTTCTCGATATACTAATGATAATGAAATGAAGGACTTGGAAGAAACGAATTTAATGATTCCGCATTATTATAAAGTGACGAGTTTTCTAGAGACTAGTAGAATCTTCTTTAACCTCTACATTGAAATATTGTATTTATGTGGTAAGTTTCGTTCTCGAGAGAGTTTAATGTTTGATGAAGCAATTTTAACATTAAATAAACCTATACTTTTGTTGGAGCAAATATACGAAAATAAGATTATTTCTGAACCGGATTCTACATTTTATAGCAATTTGTCAAAATTTTATAACGAACTTGCTTTTGTATATGAACAACAAGGTTATTTAGAAAAGTCTATTCAACTATATCAAAAGTGTGTAGACCTAGATAAGATAAGTTACGGAGATACTTCAATTTATTTAATAAATAGATATAATAACTTAGCTGTTAACTATAATCATCTAGGAAAACATAATCAGGCATACCATTACTTTCAAAAATGCCTAGAATTAAATAAAGAAAATAATATGCCTGAAAAGAGTATGATATCAATTTACAATAATATTGGTTCAACGTTAACTGCTTTAGGGAGATTTGAAGAAGCAATCAAAGTGATTTATCAAACTATCAAATTAACTGAGGTTGCATATGGA
The nucleotide sequence above comes from Paenibacillus sp. IHBB 10380. Encoded proteins:
- a CDS encoding tetratricopeptide repeat protein codes for the protein MNNSSNRMIIRKLFQNKVYSSDGQSYEDLFSKVMIYSNENFRPVKPQGSKGDKKNDGYIDLEGIYYQVYAPENLGNKIKASIKKLYEDFEGLHKSWSNIRKFYYVLNDKYKATYADIELALKDIEDTYKIECKPFLAKDLEEVFINLKEDQIKMIIGDYFNENSMVYEMGFKYIKLHRNINFIGRSNYINGIRSYLLKKNKINIVAIKGLAGTGKTQTALEYTFQYQDEYSMIMWINAESKETIVADYLEIYYDLGFTSEGINIKDKVKKIKQILEGKASYEHRWLLVFDNATNEDDIVEFIPRNGNGDVVITSQSDHWFNVDLPLDLGELPKEESLILLKNYSLINDEDETILELCRELGYLALALVQAGSYIRMAKTTISKYLEDFRTEKKRQYLLATSSPLGIREHISSDYNFVISTVWKKTFNTINGSYPFAVKVLQGLSFISTTVFPLEQLRSLIEFLDDDSEDGSNADKVIAWLTNFSLITLHGKGITIHTLVQVVTRDDLNSEERHYTLGKISKGLLSGSRYTNDNEMKDLEETNLMIPHYYKVTSFLETSRIFFNLYIEILYLCGKFRSRESLMFDEAILTLNKPILLLEQIYENKIISEPDSTFYSNLSKFYNELAFVYEQQGYLEKSIQLYQKCVDLDKISYGDTSIYLINRYNNLAVNYNHLGKHNQAYHYFQKCLELNKENNMPEKSMISIYNNIGSTLTALGRFEEAIKVIYQTIKLTEVAYGKDYFGLANLYNNYAEILGKFDRFDEANNYYMESLRVSENRYLDKNPYKEIVLNNIGLNFIKMYKIDQARAAFDEALESIFSIYGETHLRTAKTYSNIGLAYMEIDDFATAKDFFIKSVFIGEKIYLKPHPEMAKFLNNLGWAYQELDKLDKAEEFLGKSKDMFLKVFDSEEYPEFATTYINLGTVFLKKGLTVNPKYFEEAKAYYKKGLKIDKAIYGESSLEVANDNISYAQLLTQIKKYKLAIEHCSKGLEIYRDKFGEIHPRIGELYVYIGINYYILKDYDQSKASFKSGVFVLKNYLENEKLRQLYNYAFLYLKLVIKN